A window from Branchiostoma lanceolatum isolate klBraLanc5 chromosome 9, klBraLanc5.hap2, whole genome shotgun sequence encodes these proteins:
- the LOC136442189 gene encoding uncharacterized protein, whose translation MCWIVNICLLGAILAVRGFPSPHPTVVSEETEYVEGQSSVNTTAPPYGWDELQQCDTTSCENATNGLQCGGPARGVCGCGSCKCNVGWMGRTCDCWQTDISCWLGSPKVPIRVTPDESLAPAPYHLLVQLEKDLGLVPEVRVTGRGPARTSWNCDTVTGVPQSVRSSMGLSYFYQKYLHAYGIPILSSSRVPDAALRRACYVVRFMFSDRQDVRDDFHDRYGRHALMAETEQTTDIPEHSWLGPSWNERARGLGATETHPVSTGAEENVGCYGLGRDRWSEEDIFLHETAHGLDGLGAKYAIPGWQDRLQAAFDSARARGLWYNTYAGSTIQEYFAEGVQSFFNVESFRNPPDGIHNDVDTREKLRRYDPTLYGLITQVFPCGNFIVDRCSNQGLTGSTALRMDCNSDGSGGISVEGNSGDAGDDTDDSDDAGSDAGNCQDLNSFCSSWSDQGYCSGVYATYMSTNCPLSCGACATTGNCEDTNGNCAGWAGRGECRINPAYMNQNCRRSCNVC comes from the exons ATGTGCTGGATCGTGAATATCTGCCTTTTGGGCGCCATTTTGGCAGTGAGGGGTTTCCCGTCACCACATCCGACTGTTGTCAGTGAGGAAACGGAG TACGTGGAGGGTCAATCTTCCGTCAATACCACAGCGCCCCCTTACGGCTGGGACGAACTGCAGCAATGCGACACAACATCATGTGAAAACGCCACAAATGGATTACAATGCGGAG GTCCTGCACGCGGCGTCTGTGGTTGCGGCAGCTGCAAGTGTAATGTCGGCTGGATGGGGCGGACCTGTGACTGCTGGCAGACAGATATCTCCTGTTGGTTGGGGTCACCAAAG gtgcccATCAGAGTCACACCAGATGAAAGTCTTGCGCCTGCGCCGTACCACTTGCTCGTACAGCTGGAAAAAGACTTGG GACTTGTGCCGGAAGTCCGGGTTACCGGACGTGGACCCGCCCGGACCAGCTGGAACTGCGACACGGTGACCGGCGTGCCCCAGTCCGTCCGCTCTTCCATGGGACTGAGCTACTTTTACCAG AAATACCTGCACGCCTACGGCATCCCCATCCTGAGCTCCAGCCGGGTCCCTGACGCCGCCCTCCGCCGAGCCTGTTACGTCGTGCGCTTCATGTTCTCAGATCGTCAGGACGTCAGGGACGACTTCCACGACCGCTACGGCAGGCACGCCCTCATGGCTGAGACAGAG CAAACAACTGACATCCCCGAACATTCTTGGCTGGGGCCCAGCTGGAACGAGCGGGCGCGCGGTCTCGGGGCGACGGAGACACACCCCGTGTCAACCGGGGCGGAGGAGAACGTGGGCTGCTACGGGCTCGGCAGGGACAG GTGGAGCGAGGAGGACATCTTTCTCCACGAGACTGCACACGGGCTCGATGGGCTCGGCGCCAAGTACGCCATTCCCGGCTGGCAGGATAGGCTACAGGCGGCCTTCGACAGCGCCCGGGCACGAGGCTTATGGTACAACACCTATGCTGGGAGCACTATCCAGGAATACTTCGCTGAAG GAGTGCAGAGTTTCTTTAACGTCGAGTCGTTCCGTAACCCGCCCGATGGCATTCATAACGACGTGGACACCAGGGAGAAGCTACGGCGGTACGACCCGACACTGTACGGACTCATCACGCAGGTCTTCCCCTGTGGAAACTTCATCGTGGACCGCTGCTCGAACCAAG GGCTGACCGGCAGCACTGCTCTCAGAATGGACTGCAACAGTGACGGGAGCGGGGGTATCAGCGTAGAAGGGAACAGCGGGGATGCTGGTGATGACACGGATGACAGCGATGATGCCGGAAGTGACGCAG GGAACTGCCAGGACCTGAACAGTTTCTGTTCTAGCTGGTCTGACCAGGGATACTGTTCTGGGGTCTATGCTACCTACATGAGCACCAACTGTCCCTTGAGCTGCGGCGCATGCGCCACCACTGGGAACTGCGAGGATACGAACGGAAACTGCGCGGGATGGGCTGGGCGGGGAGAGTGCCGCATCAACCCCGCCTACATGAACCAAAACTGCCGGAGGAGCTGTAACGTGTGCTAA